A genome region from Schaalia sp. 19OD2882 includes the following:
- the infB gene encoding translation initiation factor IF-2, which yields MAKLRVHELAKELGITSKELLTHLKEKGEFVKGASSALEPPVVRAVRGHFEALAPKPAAPEAPKPAAAKPTAGRKPAAPKPQGPKTSAAPAPAAPTPGAPASAASPAAPAPSAPAPAAPARPASATPSAQAKPAAPAPRAPQGQAQPGPRSGAPRPGAPRPTPRPAGPRPGNNPYASSQGMPRPGGSGGPRPGAPRPGAPRPGGVTGGERGARPGGPRPGQSGSGGPRPGAPRPGGNRPNPGMMPGQANFARGGAAGADRGPRPGGGGRGRGTGPRPGGAPGAGAGAGAGAGASFGPPRGGRGGAGRGSTPGAFGRGGGKSQRGRKSKRAKRQEFEQQNAPVIGGVSIPRGGGQEVRIRQGASLADLAEKINVNPAALVTVLFHLGEMATATQSLDQDTFEALGAELGYEVKVVSPEDEDRELLESFDIDLEAEELGDADHLVARPPVVTVMGHVDHGKTKLLDAIRHTDVVDTEHGGITQHIGAYQVTVAHEGVDRPITFIDTPGHEAFTAMRARGAQVTDIAILVVAADDGVMPQTVEAINHAQAANVPIVVAVNKVDKEDANPDKIRAQLTEYGLVAEEYGGDVMFVDVSAKQRKGIHDLLEAVLLTADAALDLTANPDTDARGVAIEANLDKGRGAVATMLVQRGTLRVGDALVVGSAYGRVRAMFDDDGQEVAEAIPSTPVQVIGLTSVPRAGDSFLVAPDDRTARQIADKREAAERQAMLAKRRKRVSLEDFDKVLKEGAVDTLNLVIKGDVSGAVEALEDSLLRIEVGDEVALRIIHRGVGAITQNDVNLATVDNAVIIAFNVRPAERVQALADAEGVEIKYYNVIYSAIDDVEAALKGMLKPIYEEVQLGSAEIRQVFRSGKFGNIAGSIVRSGTIKRGTKARLVRDGVVIADNLEIASLRREKDDVTEVREGFECGITLGYKDIAEGDVIETWEMREKPRD from the coding sequence GTGGCAAAGTTGCGTGTCCACGAGCTCGCCAAGGAGCTCGGAATCACCAGCAAGGAACTACTCACGCACCTCAAGGAAAAGGGCGAGTTCGTCAAGGGGGCCTCATCGGCCCTCGAACCCCCGGTCGTGCGTGCAGTGCGTGGGCACTTCGAAGCCCTCGCCCCCAAGCCTGCGGCTCCCGAGGCCCCCAAGCCCGCCGCAGCCAAGCCGACCGCGGGCAGGAAGCCCGCCGCCCCCAAGCCCCAGGGCCCGAAGACCTCGGCGGCCCCCGCCCCCGCAGCGCCCACCCCGGGAGCTCCCGCTTCTGCGGCGTCACCGGCAGCGCCTGCACCGTCGGCACCTGCTCCCGCGGCTCCCGCCCGACCCGCTTCGGCAACGCCTTCCGCGCAAGCCAAGCCTGCGGCCCCCGCTCCCCGCGCACCCCAGGGCCAGGCCCAGCCCGGCCCGCGCTCAGGAGCCCCGCGTCCGGGAGCCCCTCGCCCTACGCCGCGACCTGCGGGTCCGCGCCCGGGCAACAACCCTTACGCCTCCAGCCAGGGCATGCCTCGCCCCGGCGGTTCCGGCGGTCCGCGCCCCGGCGCACCTCGTCCAGGCGCTCCGCGTCCCGGCGGTGTCACCGGTGGTGAGCGCGGTGCCCGTCCCGGTGGCCCGCGCCCGGGCCAGTCGGGCTCCGGCGGTCCTCGCCCCGGCGCTCCGCGTCCCGGTGGCAATCGTCCGAACCCGGGAATGATGCCCGGTCAGGCGAACTTCGCCCGTGGTGGTGCTGCCGGCGCGGATCGTGGTCCTCGCCCCGGTGGCGGCGGTCGTGGCCGCGGAACGGGCCCTCGTCCGGGTGGTGCTCCCGGCGCAGGCGCAGGCGCAGGCGCCGGAGCAGGTGCCAGCTTCGGTCCGCCTCGGGGCGGCCGTGGCGGCGCAGGCCGTGGCTCCACCCCCGGCGCATTCGGGCGCGGTGGCGGAAAGAGCCAGCGTGGCCGCAAGTCCAAGCGCGCCAAGCGCCAGGAATTCGAGCAGCAGAACGCCCCTGTCATCGGCGGCGTGTCGATCCCGCGCGGTGGCGGCCAGGAGGTGCGCATCCGACAGGGGGCGTCGCTGGCCGACCTCGCCGAGAAGATCAACGTCAATCCTGCGGCGCTGGTGACCGTCCTCTTCCACCTCGGCGAGATGGCCACGGCCACCCAGTCCCTGGACCAGGACACTTTCGAGGCACTGGGTGCCGAGCTCGGCTACGAGGTCAAGGTCGTCTCTCCCGAGGACGAGGACCGTGAGCTGCTGGAGTCCTTCGACATCGACCTCGAGGCCGAGGAACTCGGCGACGCCGACCACCTGGTCGCACGCCCGCCGGTCGTCACCGTCATGGGCCACGTCGACCACGGCAAGACGAAACTGTTGGACGCCATCCGTCACACCGATGTCGTCGACACCGAGCACGGTGGCATCACCCAGCACATCGGCGCCTACCAGGTCACCGTCGCCCACGAGGGGGTCGATCGTCCGATCACCTTCATCGACACACCCGGTCACGAGGCCTTCACGGCCATGCGTGCCCGCGGTGCGCAGGTCACCGACATCGCGATCCTCGTGGTCGCCGCCGACGACGGTGTCATGCCGCAGACGGTGGAGGCCATCAACCACGCGCAGGCCGCGAACGTGCCCATCGTCGTGGCCGTCAACAAGGTCGACAAGGAGGACGCGAACCCGGACAAGATTCGCGCCCAGCTCACCGAGTACGGTCTGGTCGCCGAGGAATACGGCGGCGACGTGATGTTCGTCGACGTCTCCGCCAAGCAGCGCAAGGGCATTCACGACCTGCTGGAGGCCGTCCTGCTGACCGCCGACGCGGCCTTGGACCTGACCGCCAACCCCGACACCGACGCCCGCGGTGTGGCCATCGAAGCCAACTTGGACAAGGGTCGCGGCGCCGTGGCGACCATGCTGGTCCAGCGAGGCACGCTGCGTGTGGGTGACGCACTGGTGGTGGGCTCCGCCTACGGTCGTGTTCGCGCCATGTTCGACGACGACGGCCAGGAGGTCGCCGAGGCGATCCCGTCGACCCCGGTCCAGGTCATCGGCCTGACCTCCGTGCCGCGCGCGGGTGACTCCTTCCTGGTCGCCCCGGACGACCGCACGGCCCGCCAGATCGCTGACAAGCGTGAGGCCGCCGAGCGTCAGGCCATGCTGGCCAAGCGTCGCAAGCGCGTCTCCCTGGAGGACTTCGACAAGGTCCTCAAGGAGGGCGCCGTCGACACCCTCAACCTGGTCATCAAGGGCGACGTGTCGGGCGCCGTCGAGGCCCTGGAGGACTCGCTGCTTCGCATCGAGGTCGGCGACGAAGTCGCGCTGCGCATCATCCACCGCGGTGTCGGTGCGATCACGCAGAACGACGTCAACCTGGCCACGGTCGACAACGCGGTCATCATCGCCTTCAACGTCCGTCCGGCTGAGCGCGTCCAGGCGCTTGCCGACGCCGAGGGCGTCGAGATCAAGTACTACAACGTCATCTACTCGGCCATCGACGACGTCGAGGCGGCCCTCAAGGGCATGCTCAAGCCGATCTACGAAGAGGTCCAGCTGGGATCGGCGGAGATCCGCCAGGTGTTCCGTTCCGGCAAGTTCGGCAACATCGCGGGTTCGATCGTGCGTTCGGGCACGATCAAGCGCGGTACGAAGGCCCGCCTGGTCCGCGACGGTGTGGTCATCGCCGACAACCTCGAGATCGCCTCGCTGCGTCGCGAGAAGGACGATGTCACCGAGGTCCGTGAGGGCTTCGAGTGCGGTATCACCTTGGGGTACAAGGACATCGCCGAGGGCGATGTCATCGAGACCTGGGAGATGCGCGAGAAGCCTCGCGACTGA
- a CDS encoding YlxR family protein: protein MKRGRAFRDDSLTTPCRAGRPTGLESVVVPYFRARPRPDTGSIPGPVRTCVGCGARGARSELIRIAATPNGSATVDPGAVLPGRGAWVHADLDCLTRAQRRKSLTRALRLRHEVGEHVWEQLHDHVMAQCAPDSSMEAGRKLMGTR, encoded by the coding sequence GTGAAGCGAGGGAGGGCGTTTCGTGACGATTCGCTCACGACCCCTTGTCGGGCCGGGCGCCCCACTGGACTAGAATCTGTGGTCGTGCCGTACTTTCGAGCGCGTCCTCGCCCTGATACCGGGAGCATTCCCGGGCCGGTGAGGACCTGCGTCGGATGCGGCGCCAGGGGAGCGCGGTCGGAACTCATCCGCATCGCGGCCACCCCGAACGGGTCCGCAACCGTGGACCCGGGAGCGGTTCTTCCAGGCAGGGGGGCGTGGGTGCACGCCGACCTCGACTGCCTGACGAGGGCGCAGCGGCGCAAGTCGCTGACCCGGGCACTGCGACTCCGCCATGAGGTGGGTGAGCATGTGTGGGAACAGCTCCACGACCACGTCATGGCGCAGTGTGCGCCTGACTCGAGTATGGAAGCGGGTCGGAAGCTGATGGGCACCCGATGA
- the nusA gene encoding transcription termination factor NusA: protein MEIDMTALRMVEQEKGVALDTLVDAIEEALLKAYHNIPGAITRARIEIDKKTGRVTVMAMDEDEDGNPIGEFDDTPRNFGRIAQATARSVIMQRLRDADDQRVLGDFAASQGKIVTGIVQQSRDMRVTRVLLPGDFEAILPDTEKVPGESWSHGDRIRAYVVAVERTEKGPRITLSRTHPGLVLGLFEREVPEIQQGQVDIRAIAREAGHRTKIAVSARREGINAKGACIGPMGSRVRAVMTELGGEKIDIVDHSDDPARFVANSLSPARVTRVVVHSVENRNATAIVPDFQLSLAIGKEGQNARLAARLTGYHIDIHADTETGQEEGASRSSMPDLVDGYEASPESDLVR from the coding sequence ATGGAAATCGACATGACAGCCCTGCGGATGGTCGAGCAGGAGAAGGGCGTCGCACTGGACACCTTGGTCGACGCCATCGAAGAAGCCCTGCTCAAGGCGTACCACAACATTCCCGGAGCCATCACCCGGGCCCGTATCGAGATCGACAAGAAGACCGGCCGCGTCACCGTCATGGCGATGGACGAGGACGAGGACGGCAATCCGATCGGCGAGTTCGACGACACCCCCCGCAACTTCGGGCGCATCGCCCAGGCCACCGCCCGCTCCGTCATCATGCAGCGGCTGCGTGACGCCGACGACCAGAGGGTACTCGGCGACTTCGCGGCCTCGCAGGGAAAGATCGTCACCGGCATCGTCCAGCAGTCACGTGACATGCGCGTGACCCGGGTCCTCCTGCCCGGCGACTTCGAGGCGATCCTGCCCGACACGGAGAAGGTTCCCGGCGAGTCCTGGTCCCACGGGGACCGCATCCGCGCCTACGTGGTGGCCGTCGAGCGTACCGAGAAGGGTCCGCGCATCACCCTGTCGCGCACCCACCCCGGTCTGGTCCTCGGCCTGTTCGAACGCGAGGTCCCGGAGATCCAACAGGGACAGGTCGACATTCGCGCGATTGCCCGCGAGGCCGGGCACCGCACGAAGATCGCCGTGTCCGCCCGCCGTGAGGGCATCAACGCCAAGGGCGCATGCATCGGCCCGATGGGTTCGCGGGTGCGAGCCGTCATGACCGAGCTCGGTGGGGAGAAGATCGACATCGTCGACCACTCGGACGATCCGGCGCGTTTCGTCGCCAACTCCCTGTCGCCGGCACGTGTGACCCGCGTGGTCGTGCACTCGGTGGAGAACCGCAACGCCACGGCAATCGTCCCGGACTTCCAGCTCTCCTTGGCCATCGGCAAGGAAGGGCAGAACGCCCGCCTGGCCGCGCGTCTGACCGGCTACCACATCGACATCCACGCCGACACCGAGACCGGCCAGGAAGAGGGCGCGTCGCGTTCGTCGATGCCCGACCTCGTTGACGGCTATGAGGCCTCGCCTGAAAGCGACCTGGTGCGCTGA
- the rimP gene encoding ribosome maturation factor RimP: MSAPRTIEAIHDLLAPVVEAAGLELDCVTRATQSGMTLLRVTVDAPPGRAGVDSDTLAEVSRCVSKALDVADPIQEEYLLEVSTPGAERELTRPRHWLRQVGRLATVKLRDGSRVEGRVVAAGEDCVTMEVDGSSTTIEYVQVKKARARVEFTSVDEREE, translated from the coding sequence GTGTCCGCACCGCGCACGATCGAAGCGATCCACGACCTGCTGGCCCCCGTCGTCGAGGCCGCAGGACTGGAACTCGACTGCGTCACCCGAGCCACACAGTCCGGCATGACCCTGCTGCGAGTGACCGTCGACGCGCCGCCGGGTCGGGCGGGAGTGGACTCCGACACGCTGGCCGAGGTCTCCCGCTGCGTTTCGAAGGCGCTCGACGTGGCCGACCCGATCCAGGAGGAGTACCTGCTGGAGGTCTCCACCCCCGGTGCCGAACGCGAACTCACCCGGCCGCGCCATTGGCTGCGACAGGTGGGGCGCCTGGCCACGGTCAAACTGCGCGACGGATCCCGGGTCGAGGGCCGGGTCGTGGCGGCGGGCGAGGACTGCGTCACGATGGAGGTCGACGGGTCCTCGACTACCATCGAGTACGTACAGGTGAAGAAGGCGCGTGCACGCGTCGAGTTCACGTCGGTCGACGAGCGTGAGGAGTGA
- a CDS encoding amidase family protein, protein MNGTFGPSPDAVTIARQVSSGTTAPGEAVTASLERAEGVNAHLNAFTRIRRKEALAEAAALAARLADPRAHAGDLPLAGVPVAVKEEYDVTGDVTTLGGRGNSTPASADCEVVRRLRGAGAVIVARTNMPEFGHFPTTESEHHGPCLNPWDPTRSPGGSSGGSAVAVAAGVVPVAMGADGGGSLRIPASACGVMGMKPTRGRVSSAPLAQHWHGLATFGAITRSAVDMGVVLDVISGNVEVDRWRLEAPERPFADAAQGAPSRPLRILHTDTQVMPGMRLPPDVARAVDAFAVQVTTLGQDLRRGRAAWPVPTFPFLTLFAAGIHEELTQVEHPQLLERRTRASARIGARLPQAMVRAAVTDCQRVRAGVDAVFGGADLVMLPTMPVLPLGAHSLEGLGAARALAKCTPLVSNTAIFNVSGHPAMSVHAGFAPNGMPVGAQFVARWGREDLLLGLAGQLEQAGMLCAPVAEVD, encoded by the coding sequence GTGAACGGCACCTTTGGCCCCAGTCCAGACGCGGTGACCATTGCCCGCCAGGTCTCCTCCGGCACCACCGCGCCGGGCGAGGCCGTCACTGCGAGTCTGGAGCGAGCCGAAGGGGTCAATGCGCACCTCAACGCCTTCACGCGCATTCGCCGCAAGGAGGCGCTCGCGGAGGCGGCGGCCCTGGCCGCCCGACTGGCCGACCCACGGGCGCACGCAGGAGACCTGCCCTTGGCGGGAGTTCCCGTGGCGGTCAAGGAGGAGTACGACGTCACCGGCGACGTCACCACCTTGGGCGGGCGGGGCAATTCGACCCCTGCCAGCGCTGACTGCGAGGTCGTGCGGCGCCTGCGAGGCGCCGGCGCCGTCATCGTCGCCCGCACCAACATGCCGGAGTTCGGACACTTTCCGACCACCGAGTCCGAACACCACGGCCCCTGCCTGAACCCATGGGATCCGACTCGCTCACCCGGCGGCTCCTCGGGAGGCTCGGCAGTGGCCGTGGCCGCAGGTGTCGTCCCGGTCGCCATGGGCGCCGACGGGGGAGGCTCCCTGCGCATCCCCGCCTCGGCCTGCGGGGTCATGGGCATGAAACCCACTCGAGGGCGCGTGAGTTCGGCGCCACTTGCGCAGCACTGGCACGGACTGGCCACCTTCGGCGCCATCACGCGCAGCGCCGTCGACATGGGCGTGGTCCTGGACGTCATCAGCGGCAATGTCGAGGTCGACCGGTGGCGCCTGGAAGCACCCGAGCGCCCCTTCGCCGATGCCGCGCAGGGCGCGCCCTCCCGCCCACTGCGCATCCTCCACACCGACACGCAGGTCATGCCCGGGATGCGCCTGCCCCCCGATGTCGCGCGCGCCGTTGATGCATTCGCCGTGCAGGTGACCACCCTCGGACAGGACCTTCGACGAGGGCGAGCCGCATGGCCCGTCCCCACCTTCCCTTTCCTCACCCTCTTCGCCGCCGGCATCCACGAGGAGTTGACGCAGGTCGAACACCCGCAGCTGCTGGAAAGGCGTACGCGGGCCAGCGCCCGCATCGGCGCGAGGCTTCCACAGGCGATGGTGCGGGCGGCAGTGACGGATTGTCAGAGGGTGCGCGCCGGGGTGGACGCCGTCTTCGGTGGGGCCGACCTGGTCATGCTGCCGACCATGCCCGTGCTGCCGCTCGGGGCGCACTCCCTTGAAGGGCTGGGTGCTGCTCGCGCACTCGCCAAGTGCACGCCGCTCGTGTCGAACACGGCGATCTTCAACGTGTCAGGTCATCCGGCGATGAGCGTCCACGCGGGGTTCGCCCCCAATGGCATGCCGGTGGGTGCGCAGTTCGTGGCCCGGTGGGGCAGGGAGGACCTGCTGTTGGGCCTTGCGGGGCAGCTGGAACAGGCGGGGATGCTCTGCGCGCCGGTGGCCGAAGTCGACTGA
- the dnaG gene encoding DNA primase, translated as MAGRIREEDVRAVKDAVRIEEIVGEHVTLRTAGVGSLKGLCPFHDERTPSFHVRPAVGMWHCFGCGQGGDVIAFVREINHMGFSEAVEMLAQKAGVTLHYEDGGRPVRTEEPGRRQRLLDAHRAAEEFYQGQLNSPEAHVGRTFLAQRGFNEAMCRHFGVGYAPKSWDSLTRHLRSRGFTDQELVTGGLASQGNRGIYDRFRGRLVWPIRDVSGATVGFGARRLDDSEDSPKYLNTPETPIYKKSQVLYGLDLARKEISRGRRVVIVEGYTDVMAAHVADVRCAVATCGTAFGPDHVRIVRRLLGDSADPAAGVVLTDGRAHGGEVIFTFDGDAAGQKAALRAFSEDQNFAAQTFVAVESSGMDPCELRMARGNEAVKELVSSRIPLFEFVIRSVLARVDLRTAEGRVSALRSGAPVVAGIKDRALRSEYSRSLAGWLGMDVTEVNRAVRQASATSRHRQDSAPEPGRPAMAGAGRPAPRERRGPEDPVSRVERQALEALLQRPMDLIGSGFEELDGSSFTVPTHRAVHDAIRAAGGLALFQDLLGQEETREGVGERAVLMATRRFVESVRDFAGPVVGDAVSQMVVAPLDQDREEQMRDYCRGLMAAMVRMDLTRRTGEARAALQRLSEEDPAHAQAFAELMRLEQRRQRFTIHDQ; from the coding sequence ATGGCGGGTCGCATCAGGGAAGAGGATGTACGCGCGGTCAAGGACGCGGTGCGGATCGAGGAGATTGTCGGCGAACACGTCACCCTGCGCACCGCCGGAGTCGGATCCCTCAAGGGTTTGTGTCCTTTCCATGACGAGCGCACCCCCAGTTTCCATGTGCGTCCCGCAGTGGGTATGTGGCACTGCTTCGGATGCGGGCAGGGTGGTGACGTCATCGCCTTCGTCCGCGAGATCAACCACATGGGCTTCTCCGAGGCCGTGGAGATGCTTGCCCAGAAGGCCGGCGTGACCCTGCACTACGAGGACGGGGGCCGTCCGGTTCGCACGGAGGAGCCGGGAAGGCGCCAACGTCTGCTCGACGCCCACCGCGCTGCCGAGGAGTTCTACCAGGGGCAGCTCAATTCTCCCGAGGCGCACGTGGGTCGGACTTTCCTGGCCCAGCGCGGCTTCAACGAAGCGATGTGCCGGCACTTCGGTGTCGGCTACGCCCCCAAGTCCTGGGACTCCTTGACCCGCCACCTGCGTTCAAGAGGATTCACCGACCAGGAGCTGGTCACCGGGGGCCTTGCCTCTCAGGGCAACCGTGGCATCTACGACCGTTTCCGAGGACGACTGGTGTGGCCGATCCGCGACGTGTCCGGGGCAACCGTCGGCTTCGGTGCCCGGCGTCTGGACGATTCCGAGGACTCGCCGAAGTACCTGAACACCCCGGAGACCCCCATCTACAAGAAGTCGCAGGTTCTGTACGGGTTGGACCTTGCCCGAAAGGAGATCTCACGAGGGCGACGGGTCGTCATCGTCGAGGGGTACACCGATGTCATGGCCGCCCATGTGGCCGACGTACGCTGTGCGGTGGCCACCTGTGGCACCGCCTTCGGCCCCGACCACGTGCGGATCGTGCGGCGCCTGCTGGGCGACAGCGCGGACCCCGCCGCCGGGGTGGTCCTGACCGACGGGCGTGCCCATGGGGGAGAGGTGATCTTCACCTTCGACGGGGACGCCGCCGGACAAAAGGCCGCACTTCGCGCCTTCAGCGAGGACCAGAACTTCGCTGCCCAGACCTTCGTGGCCGTGGAGTCTTCCGGCATGGACCCCTGCGAACTGCGCATGGCACGCGGCAACGAGGCCGTCAAGGAACTCGTGTCCTCACGCATTCCCCTCTTCGAATTCGTCATCCGCTCGGTGCTGGCCCGCGTCGACCTGCGCACCGCCGAGGGCAGGGTGAGCGCCCTGCGTTCTGGCGCGCCTGTGGTTGCCGGCATCAAGGACCGGGCCCTGCGCAGCGAGTATTCGCGTTCACTTGCCGGATGGCTGGGCATGGATGTGACCGAGGTGAACAGGGCCGTCCGTCAGGCCTCCGCCACCTCGCGACACCGTCAGGACAGTGCGCCCGAGCCGGGGCGTCCGGCCATGGCCGGTGCCGGCAGGCCTGCGCCGCGTGAACGCCGAGGGCCGGAGGACCCGGTCTCCCGCGTCGAACGTCAAGCGTTGGAGGCGTTGCTGCAGCGGCCGATGGACCTCATCGGTTCCGGCTTCGAGGAGCTCGACGGCTCCTCCTTCACGGTACCCACCCACCGCGCGGTGCATGACGCCATTCGAGCTGCGGGCGGCCTGGCCCTGTTCCAGGATCTGCTGGGCCAGGAAGAAACTCGCGAGGGCGTGGGTGAACGCGCAGTCCTCATGGCCACCAGACGTTTCGTCGAGTCCGTGCGCGACTTCGCGGGGCCCGTGGTCGGTGACGCGGTCTCTCAGATGGTGGTGGCCCCTTTGGACCAGGACCGGGAGGAGCAGATGCGTGACTACTGCCGGGGCCTCATGGCGGCGATGGTGCGCATGGACCTCACTCGCCGCACGGGGGAGGCCAGGGCGGCCCTCCAGCGCCTGTCGGAAGAGGATCCGGCCCACGCACAGGCCTTCGCGGAGCTCATGCGCCTGGAGCAGCGGCGCCAACGCTTCACCATCCACGACCAGTGA
- a CDS encoding deoxyguanosinetriphosphate triphosphohydrolase, with product MSTGPGLVPTPRASDQDWSYDARDQERWVPEEPKSPVRTDFERDRARVLHCSALRRLGEKTQVVGPASDDFVRTRLTHSLEVAQVGRELGKLLGADPDVVDAACLSHDLGHPPFGHNGEKVLDELGRACGGFEGNAQTLRLVTRLEPKVLGPGGVPAGLNLTRATLDAICKYPWVRGEGPDPVKSLRKYSVHEDDAEVFEWMRQGAPEGRRCLEAQIMDLSDDVAYSVHDVEDAVATGKFDPARLRDDSVVAHVVDRAIAWYGDALGRAEIEGAVERLVASPRWLSSFDGSWADLARLKDLTSQLIGRFCGAAVAATREQHGQGRLGRYGADLIVPASTRAEIQVLKGIAVEYVMSPRESEPIYYQQRTLLADLVDALVEGGPEVMEPIFADAWRRASSEEERLRVVIDQVASLTDASASRWHARLCGLLSSQL from the coding sequence GTGAGCACTGGACCCGGCCTTGTCCCCACTCCCCGCGCGAGCGACCAGGACTGGTCCTACGACGCCCGTGACCAAGAACGCTGGGTGCCTGAGGAACCGAAGTCGCCGGTGCGCACGGACTTCGAGAGGGACCGGGCACGGGTGCTGCACTGCTCGGCCCTGCGCCGCTTGGGGGAAAAGACCCAAGTGGTGGGTCCCGCCTCCGACGACTTCGTGCGGACCCGTCTGACCCACTCCCTGGAGGTCGCCCAGGTTGGTCGTGAGCTCGGCAAACTACTGGGCGCCGACCCGGATGTGGTGGATGCGGCGTGCCTCAGTCATGACCTGGGGCACCCGCCGTTCGGCCACAACGGCGAGAAGGTGCTCGATGAACTGGGTCGAGCCTGCGGTGGCTTCGAGGGAAACGCCCAGACGCTGCGACTGGTCACCCGCTTGGAGCCCAAGGTGCTGGGCCCCGGCGGTGTGCCTGCGGGCCTGAATCTCACGCGCGCGACACTGGACGCCATCTGCAAGTACCCGTGGGTTCGTGGCGAGGGGCCCGATCCGGTCAAGTCCCTGCGCAAGTACTCCGTCCACGAGGACGATGCGGAGGTCTTCGAATGGATGCGTCAAGGAGCCCCTGAGGGACGCAGGTGCCTTGAGGCCCAGATCATGGACCTGTCCGACGACGTGGCCTACTCGGTGCACGACGTCGAGGACGCCGTGGCCACCGGCAAGTTCGACCCGGCACGCCTGCGTGACGACTCCGTGGTCGCCCACGTCGTGGACCGCGCCATCGCCTGGTACGGGGATGCGTTGGGGCGTGCGGAGATCGAAGGTGCTGTCGAGCGCCTCGTGGCCTCGCCCCGCTGGTTGTCCTCATTCGACGGGTCGTGGGCTGACCTTGCCCGTCTGAAGGACCTGACGTCGCAGCTCATCGGCCGCTTCTGCGGGGCCGCCGTGGCCGCCACCCGTGAGCAGCACGGTCAGGGGCGACTGGGCCGCTATGGGGCGGACCTCATCGTGCCGGCTTCCACGCGCGCCGAGATCCAGGTCCTCAAGGGCATCGCCGTCGAGTACGTGATGTCTCCGCGCGAGTCCGAGCCGATTTACTACCAGCAGCGCACCCTTTTGGCGGATCTGGTCGATGCGCTGGTCGAGGGAGGGCCGGAGGTGATGGAGCCGATCTTCGCCGACGCGTGGAGGAGGGCGTCGAGTGAGGAGGAGCGCCTGAGGGTCGTCATCGACCAGGTGGCCTCCCTCACGGACGCTTCGGCCTCGCGGTGGCACGCGCGGCTGTGCGGGCTGCTCTCCAGTCAACTGTGA
- a CDS encoding response regulator transcription factor, with translation MGTILIVEDEARIAAFVSKGLKAAGYSPSVTESGLMAVELVLSGGVDLVILDVGLPDIDGFEVLDRIRGQGSGTPVIMLTARSSVADKVAGLEGGADDYMPKPFSFEELLARVRARLRTEPATRADRLSHSGLTLDLRSRRADVGSGWVDLSAREFALTEVFLRNAGQVLSREQLLAAVWGLDFDPESNVVDVYVSYLRAKLGKERFETVRGMGYRLA, from the coding sequence ATGGGGACGATCCTCATCGTCGAGGACGAGGCGCGGATCGCGGCCTTCGTATCGAAGGGGCTCAAGGCGGCCGGTTATTCGCCCAGCGTGACCGAGTCAGGACTCATGGCGGTCGAACTGGTGCTCTCGGGTGGAGTCGACCTGGTCATCCTGGACGTCGGTCTTCCCGACATCGACGGATTCGAGGTGCTGGACAGGATCAGGGGCCAGGGTTCGGGCACCCCCGTCATCATGTTGACCGCCCGTTCCTCCGTGGCGGACAAGGTGGCGGGCCTGGAGGGCGGCGCGGACGACTACATGCCCAAGCCGTTCTCCTTCGAAGAGTTGCTCGCCCGGGTCCGTGCTCGCCTGCGAACGGAGCCCGCGACTCGCGCGGACCGGCTTTCACATTCGGGACTCACCTTGGACCTGCGGAGCCGTCGGGCCGACGTCGGTTCAGGATGGGTCGACCTGTCGGCCCGTGAGTTCGCTCTGACCGAGGTGTTCCTGCGCAACGCCGGTCAAGTCCTCAGCCGTGAACAGCTCTTGGCAGCGGTGTGGGGACTCGACTTCGACCCGGAGTCGAATGTGGTCGACGTCTACGTGTCGTATCTGCGGGCCAAGCTCGGCAAGGAGCGTTTCGAGACCGTGCGCGGCATGGGGTACCGGCTGGCCTGA